The Vespula vulgaris chromosome 2, iyVesVulg1.1, whole genome shotgun sequence genome has a segment encoding these proteins:
- the LOC127061465 gene encoding serine-rich adhesin for platelets-like isoform X4 — translation MPYYGDSTPYYYGGAFANHSSLMTGIPRSFHNPLSARFAPHLSTITESSLSNLRRYSPVSTVTTRVRRVIDTADIDVSTPRTLSSRDENRQRDNRLRRDRPTIKIRSQALKDNPALREHNEKHEKSVGELLVEKFLIKDKKGLEDEESRTRVYHQVSLDRENNMQDLQSMQGRITRRMTRRRSSADIQLDAKQIQREVAYAQVQAKVLDSLVAEEQAEIEDEVRRGTLIRKGIIRGSRPISSFFGDSEESVEAEDDENETVSKMKKTFKKIKKKKKMMEKASPTDEKEKKEDALEVRQSSTSSNETCNIEDAKKDESQDENKSENKSVYKIEASNSVGDFSTIWVNATSENMEKKESIEQFRESIRIPVPKKALANVKQIADVASVPENGILEEIETKIVLPVRKPYIKDSSRNSVYLTLKTNDKEKKKVNVKDTNVSTLQKMSNGVDALTKKDLLKLRVRDTLQKVLEIGNETNEDVPFEKSSKFIKDAKEKVVSNETKVEKNKKIGKAIIDNANLSKPKDDIVKKNGRDTVLMDNNAEVKTISVDNSEKKESITAMDKSSETLKQKINDVKGKRIVEKTDESKLAHKEVDNKKEEKTKNNVDLLAIGDTKNKLGIIESDISMKNRGIPICNDTGENSAAVSLVLTPNASCLPKPSKINTDENNAVEAPELSLRVAAYLANPPKIENFEDTAASLAENTINKEETLKRIPRGKRIDVENVTGTKSNAIDSVIAKSKDGDVRATKLNAKNKDSSNITKDDLRETRDASTSKNMSSLKSMMAGGNTKEVDGTATVLSRNMPTNSTYTNKTDAAFQNTVLRKGPSLVVKQSAESIPAKSLMDVNDKSINGMEIINTPINEKMVDLLKSESTESIDFWSEIKSNEPKQMHSIDDSKVESISSSSSSSSSSSLSSSIKKQPDDKEKGSDLKISVAPSTPTYLSSNITTTTTMTTTTTMTATAMATMTTTTTTTTMTTATSFPEKQQRGTIAKSPFSESKLIKNKEKVTSPEAEKENKETITGEKKKIRKKADLVISIPSSSKDVSSTVKRKNPPIKQTESSDKTPSSVVSSPSTPTQSQSEFSTPISEVPFTAVPLINIVEASPISESQIQEIDEEEESPSTPTNEWTNSPIALISKWSNQDNLSNADDHEKTMTPASSNEASLVATPNDSQQASPESSKKKKKIVKKRKSSSKEISSEENKNEQKDSKGSRNETISKSRQEATSTLKPPESSSSSRLSPKNSPTQRPIDLIRMFYTTPSALLTATPRDLSKVRRAKIKRKRHQSRTPSVSSDSTGSTASTATTSSTDGSSASTCTELDDDPEHKRMASTRSNDSGFDAPSQSLENQRNSDTPDHFPSGRITPPAINLPRFKKYAVTDFNFLKVLGKGSFGKVLLAELRGTECVYAVKCLKKDVVLEDDDVECTLIERKVLTLATRHPYLCHLFCTFQTDSHLFFVMEYLNGGDLMFHIQKSGRFPEVRARFYAAEIWSGLNFLHKKGIVYRDLKLDNVLLDFEGHIRIADFGMCKLQIFLDRTADTFCGTPDYMAPEIIKGLKYNQAVDWWSYGVLLYEMLTGQSPFSGCDEDELFWSICNERPFIPRYLSQESTDMLVTLLEKDSGKRPPAHEIAVHPFFQSLPWDRLERRQLEPPFKPALEHTLDTKYFDTAFTVERPRLTPIPEQILSSMDQGVFRGFSYTNPNATD, via the exons ATGCCGTACTACGGCGACAGTACGCCTTATTATTATGGAGGAGCGTTTGCTAATCATAGTTCTCTTATGACTGGAATACCACG AAGTTTCCACAATCCACTGTCTGCAAGATTTGCACCACATCTATCAACGATCACGGAATCATCGTTAAGCAATCTACGACGTTATTCACCTGTCAGCACGGTAACTACTCGCGTTAGACGAGTGATTGATACTGCCGATATTGATGTATCGACACCAAGAACTCTGTCATCGAGGGATGAAAATCGGCAAAGAGATAATCGACTTCGCCGAGACAGGCCAACGATAAAGATAAGATCGCAAGCGTTGAAAGATAATCCGGCGTTGCGAGAGCACAATGAGAAGCACGAAAAGAGCGTAGGCGAACTGCTAGTGgaaaaattcttaataaagGATAAGAAAGGACTTGAAGATGAGGAATCTCGAACGCGCGTTTATCATCAGGTGAGTCTCGATCGAGAAAACAATATGCAGGACTTGCAGTCGATGCAAGGAAGAATAACGCGAAGGATGACGAGGAGAAGATCATCAGCCGATATTCAACTCGATGCGAAACAAATCCAACGAGAAGTTGCTTACGCTCAGGTCCAAGCGAAGGTTTTGGATAGTTTGGTAGCTGAGGAGCAAGCTGAAATTGAGGATGAAGTTAGAAGAGGTACTTTGATTAGAAAAGGTATTATTAGAGGTTCCAGACCGATCTCGTCTTTCTTTGGAGACAGCGAGGAATCTGTAGAGGCTGAAGATGATGAAAACGAAACGGTatcgaagatgaagaaaacgtttaaaaagataaagaagaagaaaaaaatgatggaaAAAGCATCTCCTACcgatgagaaggaaaaaaaagaagatgcgCTTGAAGTAAGACAATCGAGTACCTCTTCCAACGAAACGTGTAACATAGAAGATgcgaaaaaagatgaaagtcaggatgaaaataaatctgaAAATAAATCCGTTTACAAAATCGAAGCATCTAACAGCGTTGGTGACTTTTCCACAATTTGGGTTAACGCAACTTCAGAAAAtatggagaaaaaggaaagcatTGAACAATTCAGAGAAAGCATTAGGATTCCTGTTCCTAAAAAAGCTTTGGCTAATGTTAAGCAGATTGCGGACGTTGCCTCGGTACCGGAAAATGGCATCCTTGAAGAAATCGAAACTAAGATCGTATTGCCAGTTCGTAAACCCTATATCAAAGATTCGTCAAGAAACAGTGTATATCTTACtttaaaaacgaacgataaagaaaagaaaaaggtgaaCGTTAAGGATACCAACGTTTCTACTCTACAAAAAATGTCTAACGGTGTAGATGCTCTTACGAAGAAAGATTTATTGAAGCTTCGAGTTAGAGACACTTTGCAGAAAGTCTTAGAAATCGGTAACGAGACTAACGAAGACGTTCCATTCGAAAAATCATCGAAATTTATCAAAGACGCGAAAGAGAAAGTCGTATCCAACGAAacgaaagttgaaaaaaataaaaaaataggaaaggcAATTATCGATAACGCGAATCTGTCAAAACCTAAAGACGAcattgtgaaaaaaaatggaagagatACGGTATTGATGGATAATAATGCCGAAGTTAAAACGATTAGCGTAGATAattcagaaaaaaaggaatcgatAACAGCAATGGATAAAAGCTCGGAAACattgaaacagaaaataaatgatgtcaagggtaaacgaatcgttGAGAAAACCGACGAAAGTAAATTAGCTCATAAAGAggtcgataataaaaaagaagaaaagacgaaaaacaATGTTGACTTGTTGGCTATCGGTGATACGAAGAACAAATTAGGAATAATTGAAAGCGATATATCGATGAAGAATAGAGGGATTCCTATCTGTAATGATACGGGTGAAAACAGCGCCGCGGTGTCGTTGGTGCTTACACCGAACGCTTCGTGCCTGCCAAAACCGTCTAAAATTAATACGGATGAAAATAATGCCGTAGAAGCGCCAGAGCTTTCGTTACGAGTGGCAGCGTACCTGGCAAATCCACCAAAAATTGAGAATTTCGAGGACACAGCTGCGTCATTAGCggaaaatacaataaataaagaggaaaCCTTGAAGAGGATTCCTCGTGGGAAGAGAATCGATGTGGAGAACGTGACCGGTACAAAATCGAACGCAATTGATTCGGTGATAGCCAAGTCCAAGGACGGTGACGTTCGTGCAACAAAATTAAATGCGAAGAATAAGGACTCCTCGAATATTACGAAGGACGATCTAAGAGAGACTAGAGACGCGAGTACATCGAAGAACATGAGCTCGTTGAAATCCATGATGGCGGGGGGAAATACGAAAGAGGTCGACGGCACGGCGACCGTTTTATCGCGGAACATGCCAACGAATTCAACGTACACCAACAAAACTGATGCTGCGTTCCAGAACACCGTCTTGCGTAAAGGACCGTCGTTGGTAGTAAAACAAAGTGCAGAATCTATTCCCGCGAAATCTCTCATGGATGTGAATGACAAATCGATTAACGGGATGGAGATAATTAACACTCCGATTAACGAAAAGATGGTAGATTTATTGAAGAGCGAATCCACGGAATCAATAGACTTTTGGAGCGAAATCAAAAGTAACGAACCGAAACAAATGCATTCTATCGATGATTCCAAAGTGGAATCTAtttcttcgtcatcgtcgtcgtcgtcgtcgtcatccttATCGTCGTCGATAAAAAAGCAACCAGACgataaggaaaaaggaagtGATCTTAAAATAAGCGTTGCACCCAGCACTCCAACATACTTGTCCAGTAAtatcacgacgacgacgacaatgacgacgacgacgacgatgacggcgACAGCGATGGCaacgatgacaacgacaacgacgacgacaacgatgacgacggcaACGAGTTTTCCAGAAAAGCAACAGCGAGGAACGATCGCAAAAAGTCCCTTCAGTGAGAGCAAGCTTAtcaagaacaaagagaaagttaCATCTCCTGAAGCTGAAAAGGAGAATAAGGAAACGATAacgggggaaaaaaagaaaatacgtaagAAAGCGGATCTTGTGATCTCAATACCATCTTCATCGAAGGATGTGTCCTCGACcgtgaagagaaaaaatcctCCGATTAAACAAACCGAATCCTCGGATAAGACTCCATCTTCAGTAGTATCATCACCTTCTACGCCAACTCAATCTCAATCTGAATTTTCTACACCCATCAGTGAGGTACCTTTTACCGCAGTACCCTTGATAAATATCGTTGAAGCGTCACCAATTAGCGAATCTCAAATACAGGAgatagacgaagaagaagagagtccTAGCACACCTACCAACGAATGGACCAATTCGCCCATCGCACTGATCTCAAAGTGGAGCAATCAAGATAATCTTTCTAATGCCGATGATCATGAGAAAACTATGACACCTGCTTCTTCCAACGAGGCCAGTCTTGTAGCGACACCCAACGATAGTCAACAAGCTAGTCCGGAAtcctcgaagaaaaagaaaaagattgttaagaaaaggaaatcgaGCTCGAAAGAGATCAGTAGCGAAGAGAAcaagaacgaacaaaaagataGCAAAGGATCACGCAACGAGACGATATCAAAGTCTCGTCAAGAAGCAACTAGCACTTTGAAACCTCCTGAAAGCAGTTCGTCGTCAAGATTAAGTCCTAAGAACTCGCCTACTCAGAGACCGATCGATCTAATAAGAATGTTTTACACTACACCATCTGCTTTACTCACGGCTACGCCAAGGGATCTTTCCAAAGTCAGACGAGCAAagatcaaaagaaagagacatcAGTCGCGAACACCATCAGTGAGTAGCGATAGTACCGGAAGTACCGCCAGTACGGCTACTACCAGTAGCACCGATGGTAGCAGTGCTTCGACCTGCACCGAATTGGATGACGATCCAGAGCACAAGAGGATGGCTTCGACGAGAAGCAACGATTCTGGATTCGATG CTCCGTCGCAATCGTTAGAGAACCAAAGAAACTCGGACACGCCGGATCATTTTCCAAGTGGTCGTATTACACCACCGGCCATAAATCTGCCAAGATTCAAAAAGTACGCCGTAACGGATTTTAACTTTCTCAAA GTCCTGGGTAAAGGTAGCTTCGGCAAAGTATTACTAGCAGAATTACGTGGCACAGAGTGCGTTTATGCGGTTAAGTGTCTGAAAAAGGACGTCGTCCTCGAAGATGACGACGTCGAGTGTACATTGATTGAACGTAAAGTTCTTACGTTGGCTACAAGGCATCCATATCTCTGTCATCTGTTCTGCACTTTTCAAACAGATTCGCATCTCTTCTTCGTCATGGAATATCTTAACGGAGGAGATCTTATGTTTCATATACAAAAATCTGGTCGATTTCCCGAAGTTCGTGCACGTTTCTATGCCGCTGAAATTTGGTCTGGCTTGAATTTCTTACATAAGAAGGGTATCGTTTATCGCGATCTTAAACTCGATAATGTGCTCTTAGACTTTGAAGGACACATTAGGATCGCTGATTTCGGTATGtgtaaattacaaatattccTGGATAGAACTGCCGACACTTTCTGCGGCACCCCAGATTATATGGCACCTGAG ATTATAAAAGGATTAAAGTACAATCAAGCTGTAGATTGGTGGTCATACGGAGTTTTGTTGTATGAAATGCTAACAGGCCAATCACCATTTTCTGGTTGCGACGAAGACGAATTATTTTGGAGCATTTGCAATGAAAGACCTTTCATACCTCGATACTTGAGTCAAGAATCAACAGATATGCTGGTCACTTTGCTAGAAAAAGATTCTGGAAAGAGGCCACCTGCTCACGAAATTGCAGTACATCCCTTTTTTCag TCTTTGCCTTGGGATCGGTTAGAAAGGAGACAGCTTGAACCTCCCTTTAAACCAGCTTTGGAACATACCTTGGATACCAAATATTTTGACACGGCATTCACAGTTGAAAGACCGCGACTCACGCCTATACCTgaacaaattttatcttcGATGGATCAAGGCGTTTTTCGTGGATTTTCATATACGAATCCAAATGCGACAGACTGA
- the LOC127061465 gene encoding serine-rich adhesin for platelets-like isoform X2, which yields MPYYGDSTPYYYGGAFANHSSLMTGIPRSFHNPLSARFAPHLSTITESSLSNLRRYSPVSTVTTRVRRVIDTADIDVSTPRTLSSRDENRQRDNRLRRDRPTIKIRSQALKDNPALREHNEKHEKSVGELLVEKFLIKDKKGLEDEESRTRVYHQVSLDRENNMQDLQSMQGRITRRMTRRRSSADIQLDAKQIQREVAYAQVQAKVLDSLVAEEQAEIEDEVRRGTLIRKGIIRGSRPISSFFGDSEESVEAEDDENETVSKMKKTFKKIKKKKKMMEKASPTDEKEKKEDALEVRQSSTSSNETCNIEDAKKDESQDENKSENKSVYKIEASNSVGDFSTIWVNATSENMEKKESIEQFRESIRIPVPKKALANVKQIADVASVPENGILEEIETKIVLPVRKPYIKDSSRNSVYLTLKTNDKEKKKVNVKDTNVSTLQKMSNGVDALTKKDLLKLRVRDTLQKVLEIGNETNEDVPFEKSSKFIKDAKEKVVSNETKVEKNKKIGKAIIDNANLSKPKDDIVKKNGRDTVLMDNNAEVKTISVDNSEKKESITAMDKSSETLKQKINDVKGKRIVEKTDESKLAHKEVDNKKEEKTKNNVDLLAIGDTKNKLGIIESDISMKNRGIPICNDTGENSAAVSLVLTPNASCLPKPSKINTDENNAVEAPELSLRVAAYLANPPKIENFEDTAASLAENTINKEETLKRIPRGKRIDVENVTGTKSNAIDSVIAKSKDGDVRATKLNAKNKDSSNITKDDLRETRDASTSKNMSSLKSMMAGGNTKEVDGTATVLSRNMPTNSTYTNKTDAAFQNTVLRKGPSLVVKQSAESIPAKSLMDVNDKSINGMEIINTPINEKMVDLLKSESTESIDFWSEIKSNEPKQMHSIDDSKVESISSSSSSSSSSSLSSSIKKQPDDKEKGSDLKISVAPSTPTYLSSNITTTTTMTTTTTMTATAMATMTTTTTTTTMTTATSFPEKQQRGTIAKSPFSESKLIKNKEKVTSPEAEKENKETITGEKKKIRKKADLVISIPSSSKDVSSTVKRKNPPIKQTESSDKTPSSVVSSPSTPTQSQSEFSTPISEVPFTAVPLINIVEASPISESQIQEIDEEEESPSTPTNEWTNSPIALISKWSNQDNLSNADDHEKTMTPASSNEASLVATPNDSQQASPESSKKKKKIVKKRKSSSKEISSEENKNEQKDSKGSRNETISKSRQEATSTLKPPESSSSSRLSPKNSPTQRPIDLIRMFYTTPSALLTATPRDLSKVRRAKIKRKRHQSRTPSVSSDSTGSTASTATTSSTDGSSASTCTELDDDPEHKRMASTRSNDSGFDDCDMACHKKCEKLTGNLCGLNQKLVAEALQALKKAPSQSLENQRNSDTPDHFPSGRITPPAINLPRFKKYAVTDFNFLKVLGKGSFGKVLLAELRGTECVYAVKCLKKDVVLEDDDVECTLIERKVLTLATRHPYLCHLFCTFQTDSHLFFVMEYLNGGDLMFHIQKSGRFPEVRARFYAAEIWSGLNFLHKKGIVYRDLKLDNVLLDFEGHIRIADFGMCKLQIFLDRTADTFCGTPDYMAPEIIKGLKYNQAVDWWSYGVLLYEMLTGQSPFSGCDEDELFWSICNERPFIPRYLSQESTDMLVTLLEKDSGKRPPAHEIAVHPFFQSLPWDRLERRQLEPPFKPALEHTLDTKYFDTAFTVERPRLTPIPEQILSSMDQGVFRGFSYTNPNATD from the exons ATGCCGTACTACGGCGACAGTACGCCTTATTATTATGGAGGAGCGTTTGCTAATCATAGTTCTCTTATGACTGGAATACCACG AAGTTTCCACAATCCACTGTCTGCAAGATTTGCACCACATCTATCAACGATCACGGAATCATCGTTAAGCAATCTACGACGTTATTCACCTGTCAGCACGGTAACTACTCGCGTTAGACGAGTGATTGATACTGCCGATATTGATGTATCGACACCAAGAACTCTGTCATCGAGGGATGAAAATCGGCAAAGAGATAATCGACTTCGCCGAGACAGGCCAACGATAAAGATAAGATCGCAAGCGTTGAAAGATAATCCGGCGTTGCGAGAGCACAATGAGAAGCACGAAAAGAGCGTAGGCGAACTGCTAGTGgaaaaattcttaataaagGATAAGAAAGGACTTGAAGATGAGGAATCTCGAACGCGCGTTTATCATCAGGTGAGTCTCGATCGAGAAAACAATATGCAGGACTTGCAGTCGATGCAAGGAAGAATAACGCGAAGGATGACGAGGAGAAGATCATCAGCCGATATTCAACTCGATGCGAAACAAATCCAACGAGAAGTTGCTTACGCTCAGGTCCAAGCGAAGGTTTTGGATAGTTTGGTAGCTGAGGAGCAAGCTGAAATTGAGGATGAAGTTAGAAGAGGTACTTTGATTAGAAAAGGTATTATTAGAGGTTCCAGACCGATCTCGTCTTTCTTTGGAGACAGCGAGGAATCTGTAGAGGCTGAAGATGATGAAAACGAAACGGTatcgaagatgaagaaaacgtttaaaaagataaagaagaagaaaaaaatgatggaaAAAGCATCTCCTACcgatgagaaggaaaaaaaagaagatgcgCTTGAAGTAAGACAATCGAGTACCTCTTCCAACGAAACGTGTAACATAGAAGATgcgaaaaaagatgaaagtcaggatgaaaataaatctgaAAATAAATCCGTTTACAAAATCGAAGCATCTAACAGCGTTGGTGACTTTTCCACAATTTGGGTTAACGCAACTTCAGAAAAtatggagaaaaaggaaagcatTGAACAATTCAGAGAAAGCATTAGGATTCCTGTTCCTAAAAAAGCTTTGGCTAATGTTAAGCAGATTGCGGACGTTGCCTCGGTACCGGAAAATGGCATCCTTGAAGAAATCGAAACTAAGATCGTATTGCCAGTTCGTAAACCCTATATCAAAGATTCGTCAAGAAACAGTGTATATCTTACtttaaaaacgaacgataaagaaaagaaaaaggtgaaCGTTAAGGATACCAACGTTTCTACTCTACAAAAAATGTCTAACGGTGTAGATGCTCTTACGAAGAAAGATTTATTGAAGCTTCGAGTTAGAGACACTTTGCAGAAAGTCTTAGAAATCGGTAACGAGACTAACGAAGACGTTCCATTCGAAAAATCATCGAAATTTATCAAAGACGCGAAAGAGAAAGTCGTATCCAACGAAacgaaagttgaaaaaaataaaaaaataggaaaggcAATTATCGATAACGCGAATCTGTCAAAACCTAAAGACGAcattgtgaaaaaaaatggaagagatACGGTATTGATGGATAATAATGCCGAAGTTAAAACGATTAGCGTAGATAattcagaaaaaaaggaatcgatAACAGCAATGGATAAAAGCTCGGAAACattgaaacagaaaataaatgatgtcaagggtaaacgaatcgttGAGAAAACCGACGAAAGTAAATTAGCTCATAAAGAggtcgataataaaaaagaagaaaagacgaaaaacaATGTTGACTTGTTGGCTATCGGTGATACGAAGAACAAATTAGGAATAATTGAAAGCGATATATCGATGAAGAATAGAGGGATTCCTATCTGTAATGATACGGGTGAAAACAGCGCCGCGGTGTCGTTGGTGCTTACACCGAACGCTTCGTGCCTGCCAAAACCGTCTAAAATTAATACGGATGAAAATAATGCCGTAGAAGCGCCAGAGCTTTCGTTACGAGTGGCAGCGTACCTGGCAAATCCACCAAAAATTGAGAATTTCGAGGACACAGCTGCGTCATTAGCggaaaatacaataaataaagaggaaaCCTTGAAGAGGATTCCTCGTGGGAAGAGAATCGATGTGGAGAACGTGACCGGTACAAAATCGAACGCAATTGATTCGGTGATAGCCAAGTCCAAGGACGGTGACGTTCGTGCAACAAAATTAAATGCGAAGAATAAGGACTCCTCGAATATTACGAAGGACGATCTAAGAGAGACTAGAGACGCGAGTACATCGAAGAACATGAGCTCGTTGAAATCCATGATGGCGGGGGGAAATACGAAAGAGGTCGACGGCACGGCGACCGTTTTATCGCGGAACATGCCAACGAATTCAACGTACACCAACAAAACTGATGCTGCGTTCCAGAACACCGTCTTGCGTAAAGGACCGTCGTTGGTAGTAAAACAAAGTGCAGAATCTATTCCCGCGAAATCTCTCATGGATGTGAATGACAAATCGATTAACGGGATGGAGATAATTAACACTCCGATTAACGAAAAGATGGTAGATTTATTGAAGAGCGAATCCACGGAATCAATAGACTTTTGGAGCGAAATCAAAAGTAACGAACCGAAACAAATGCATTCTATCGATGATTCCAAAGTGGAATCTAtttcttcgtcatcgtcgtcgtcgtcgtcgtcatccttATCGTCGTCGATAAAAAAGCAACCAGACgataaggaaaaaggaagtGATCTTAAAATAAGCGTTGCACCCAGCACTCCAACATACTTGTCCAGTAAtatcacgacgacgacgacaatgacgacgacgacgacgatgacggcgACAGCGATGGCaacgatgacaacgacaacgacgacgacaacgatgacgacggcaACGAGTTTTCCAGAAAAGCAACAGCGAGGAACGATCGCAAAAAGTCCCTTCAGTGAGAGCAAGCTTAtcaagaacaaagagaaagttaCATCTCCTGAAGCTGAAAAGGAGAATAAGGAAACGATAacgggggaaaaaaagaaaatacgtaagAAAGCGGATCTTGTGATCTCAATACCATCTTCATCGAAGGATGTGTCCTCGACcgtgaagagaaaaaatcctCCGATTAAACAAACCGAATCCTCGGATAAGACTCCATCTTCAGTAGTATCATCACCTTCTACGCCAACTCAATCTCAATCTGAATTTTCTACACCCATCAGTGAGGTACCTTTTACCGCAGTACCCTTGATAAATATCGTTGAAGCGTCACCAATTAGCGAATCTCAAATACAGGAgatagacgaagaagaagagagtccTAGCACACCTACCAACGAATGGACCAATTCGCCCATCGCACTGATCTCAAAGTGGAGCAATCAAGATAATCTTTCTAATGCCGATGATCATGAGAAAACTATGACACCTGCTTCTTCCAACGAGGCCAGTCTTGTAGCGACACCCAACGATAGTCAACAAGCTAGTCCGGAAtcctcgaagaaaaagaaaaagattgttaagaaaaggaaatcgaGCTCGAAAGAGATCAGTAGCGAAGAGAAcaagaacgaacaaaaagataGCAAAGGATCACGCAACGAGACGATATCAAAGTCTCGTCAAGAAGCAACTAGCACTTTGAAACCTCCTGAAAGCAGTTCGTCGTCAAGATTAAGTCCTAAGAACTCGCCTACTCAGAGACCGATCGATCTAATAAGAATGTTTTACACTACACCATCTGCTTTACTCACGGCTACGCCAAGGGATCTTTCCAAAGTCAGACGAGCAAagatcaaaagaaagagacatcAGTCGCGAACACCATCAGTGAGTAGCGATAGTACCGGAAGTACCGCCAGTACGGCTACTACCAGTAGCACCGATGGTAGCAGTGCTTCGACCTGCACCGAATTGGATGACGATCCAGAGCACAAGAGGATGGCTTCGACGAGAAGCAACGATTCTGGATTCGATG ATTGCGATATGGCCTGTCATAAAAAGTGTGAAAAGCTCACAGGGAATCTTTGTGGATTGAATCAAAAGCTCGTTGCCGAAGCTTTGCAAGCTCTTAAAAAGG CTCCGTCGCAATCGTTAGAGAACCAAAGAAACTCGGACACGCCGGATCATTTTCCAAGTGGTCGTATTACACCACCGGCCATAAATCTGCCAAGATTCAAAAAGTACGCCGTAACGGATTTTAACTTTCTCAAA GTCCTGGGTAAAGGTAGCTTCGGCAAAGTATTACTAGCAGAATTACGTGGCACAGAGTGCGTTTATGCGGTTAAGTGTCTGAAAAAGGACGTCGTCCTCGAAGATGACGACGTCGAGTGTACATTGATTGAACGTAAAGTTCTTACGTTGGCTACAAGGCATCCATATCTCTGTCATCTGTTCTGCACTTTTCAAACAGATTCGCATCTCTTCTTCGTCATGGAATATCTTAACGGAGGAGATCTTATGTTTCATATACAAAAATCTGGTCGATTTCCCGAAGTTCGTGCACGTTTCTATGCCGCTGAAATTTGGTCTGGCTTGAATTTCTTACATAAGAAGGGTATCGTTTATCGCGATCTTAAACTCGATAATGTGCTCTTAGACTTTGAAGGACACATTAGGATCGCTGATTTCGGTATGtgtaaattacaaatattccTGGATAGAACTGCCGACACTTTCTGCGGCACCCCAGATTATATGGCACCTGAG ATTATAAAAGGATTAAAGTACAATCAAGCTGTAGATTGGTGGTCATACGGAGTTTTGTTGTATGAAATGCTAACAGGCCAATCACCATTTTCTGGTTGCGACGAAGACGAATTATTTTGGAGCATTTGCAATGAAAGACCTTTCATACCTCGATACTTGAGTCAAGAATCAACAGATATGCTGGTCACTTTGCTAGAAAAAGATTCTGGAAAGAGGCCACCTGCTCACGAAATTGCAGTACATCCCTTTTTTCag TCTTTGCCTTGGGATCGGTTAGAAAGGAGACAGCTTGAACCTCCCTTTAAACCAGCTTTGGAACATACCTTGGATACCAAATATTTTGACACGGCATTCACAGTTGAAAGACCGCGACTCACGCCTATACCTgaacaaattttatcttcGATGGATCAAGGCGTTTTTCGTGGATTTTCATATACGAATCCAAATGCGACAGACTGA